The Schistocerca gregaria isolate iqSchGreg1 chromosome 1, iqSchGreg1.2, whole genome shotgun sequence genome includes a window with the following:
- the LOC126353917 gene encoding threonylcarbamoyl-AMP synthase-like, which produces MSMPKAMIRITVFGTTICLRHCNSKIHYETVELLRKMALQSINRDYKALGSVRKSFVDNGLYNRVTINHKKLEAYAEQAVRLLMQDCVIAVPTDTVYGLAGAVQSEDAVEKLYKIKGRDAAKPIAICVSSISEMEKWADTSILPPALLQCILPGPFTIVLKRSKTLNAKFNPGIPNVGIRIPQDRFIVEVVKKFGEPIALTSANSSGEQSAIEVEEFSHLWQYIDAVFDAGKIPQEIRTGSTVVDLSEHGSFKIIRAGVSCDALRHKLFQFKLLERN; this is translated from the coding sequence ATGTCCATGCCTAAAGCAATGATTAGGATAACTGTTTTTGGAACGACAATTTGTCTCCGGCACTGTAACAGCAAAATCCATTACGAAACGGTGGAGTTACTTCGTAAAATGGCTCTGCAATCCATTAACCGTGATTATAAAGCTCTTGGCAGTGTTCGTAAGTCTTTTGTGGACAATGGCCTTTATAATAGAGTGACGATAAACCATAAAAAATTGGAAGCCTATGCTGAGCAAGCAGTCCGTTTATTAATGCAAGACTGTGTGATAGCGGTACCTACTGACACAGTTTACGGTCTAGCAGGTGCTGTTCAGAGTGAAGATGCTGTtgaaaaactgtacaaaataaaaGGTCGGGATGCAGCGAAACCAATTGCGATCTGTGTTAGTTCTATCAGCGAAATGGAAAAGTGGGCAGACACAAGCATTCTTCCTCCTGCCCTCTTACAGTGTATTCTTCCAGGACCTTTTACAATCGTCCTCAAAAGATCAAAAACTTTAAATGCTAAATTTAATCCTGGAATCCCGAACGTCGGTATACGCATTCCACAAGACAGATTTATAGTTGAAGTTGTTAAAAAGTTCGGAGAACCTATTGCTCTTACTAGTGCAAATAGCAGTGGAGAACAGAGTGCAATTGAAGTAGAAGAATTCTCTCACTTGTGGCAATATATAGATGCAGTTTTTGATGCCGGCAAAATTCCACAAGAAATCCGCACTGGCTCTACAGTTGTAGATTTAAGTGAACACGGTAGTTTTAAAATAATCAGAGCAGGTGTATCTTGTGATGCCCTGAGGCATAAGCTATTTCAGTTTAAATTATTGGAACGTAATTAA